Proteins encoded by one window of Kribbella flavida DSM 17836:
- a CDS encoding FAD-binding oxidoreductase, with translation MLTSGTEYEAALSIWNGAVTSRPLAVVRCAGPADVQAGVRTAREKGLPLSVRGGGHDWAGRALADGGLTLDLSPMRQVSVDPVTAIATVAGGATAADVAAAAQRAGLVAVTGTAGSVGMAGLTLGGGYGPLSGRFGLAADNLLSAGVVLADGTLVTADDEHDPELLWALRGGGGNFGVVTTMRIQLHAVPAILAGMIMYRFDALPELEESLLRGPDELTVQAGFITTPTGEPALFAAPTWCGDPEVGTRELQRLTELGEPLAAQVGPTTMVDQLAQIDAMFPAGRHVEIATRTVTGLDRTVQDILLDAANAKTSPLSAISLHSLHGAAARVPADATAFRNRTPHLMVETIAVWEPGDPDEKRHRDWVRATDRLPGGYPNLLGPDDTERTAAVFGPNTERLVAAKRRYDPELVFHAPGKL, from the coding sequence ATGCTGACCTCCGGAACGGAATACGAAGCAGCCCTGTCGATCTGGAACGGTGCGGTGACCAGCCGTCCGCTTGCCGTCGTTCGATGCGCCGGCCCGGCCGATGTCCAGGCCGGGGTGCGGACCGCCCGGGAGAAGGGTCTCCCGCTGTCGGTCCGCGGTGGCGGGCACGACTGGGCCGGCCGGGCGCTGGCCGACGGCGGCCTGACCCTCGATCTGAGCCCGATGCGACAGGTGAGCGTCGACCCGGTCACCGCGATCGCCACCGTGGCGGGCGGCGCCACCGCGGCTGACGTGGCCGCGGCCGCGCAGCGGGCAGGCTTGGTCGCGGTGACCGGGACGGCCGGTTCGGTCGGTATGGCCGGTCTGACGCTCGGCGGTGGTTACGGACCGTTGAGCGGCCGGTTCGGTCTCGCCGCCGACAACCTGCTGTCAGCCGGCGTAGTGCTCGCCGACGGCACGCTGGTCACCGCCGACGACGAGCACGACCCCGAGTTGCTCTGGGCGCTGCGCGGTGGTGGAGGCAACTTCGGTGTGGTCACCACGATGCGGATCCAACTGCACGCGGTGCCGGCGATCCTGGCCGGGATGATCATGTACCGGTTCGACGCTCTGCCGGAACTGGAGGAGTCGCTGCTGCGCGGGCCGGACGAGCTGACCGTGCAAGCCGGCTTCATCACGACCCCGACCGGTGAGCCGGCGCTCTTCGCCGCACCGACCTGGTGCGGCGATCCCGAGGTGGGAACCCGGGAGTTGCAGCGGCTCACCGAGCTCGGCGAGCCGCTGGCGGCGCAGGTCGGGCCGACCACGATGGTCGATCAGCTCGCACAGATCGACGCGATGTTCCCGGCCGGTCGCCACGTCGAGATCGCGACGCGGACAGTCACCGGACTCGACCGTACCGTTCAGGACATCTTGCTCGACGCGGCAAACGCCAAGACCTCGCCACTGTCCGCGATCTCGCTGCACAGCCTCCACGGGGCGGCCGCTCGCGTGCCTGCCGACGCCACCGCGTTCCGCAACCGGACGCCGCACCTGATGGTCGAGACCATCGCGGTCTGGGAACCAGGGGACCCCGATGAAAAGCGGCACCGGGACTGGGTACGGGCGACCGACCGCCTTCCGGGCGGCTATCCCAATCTGCTCGGGCCGGACGACACAGAGCGCACCGCAGCCGTCTTCGGGCCGAATACCGAGCGACTGGTCGCCGCCAAACGACGGTACGACCCTGAACTCGTGTTCCACGCCCCGGGCAAGCTCTGA
- a CDS encoding MerR family transcriptional regulator: protein MAWSTREIAQLAGTTLRAVRHYHDIGLLAEPQRRTNGYKQYEVAHLVRILRIKRLTELGFSLSQIATMDDTDDQPVEALRTLDAELAATIERLQRARVELGVILRQPTPAELPPGFAASDVVARMSPADRSFIVVLTRVLGAETMRAWADLLREPVIDPVAQRFDTLPADADEQTRAAVARDLVPYVRTLSAKHPDVKITNAGTRYSARYVEQAVGQALRELYNSAQLDVLRRISRLLSDPHDQPAQ from the coding sequence GTGGCCTGGAGCACCCGCGAGATCGCTCAACTCGCCGGCACCACACTGCGAGCGGTACGCCATTACCACGACATCGGACTGCTGGCGGAACCACAGCGGCGTACCAACGGCTACAAGCAGTACGAGGTGGCTCACCTTGTCCGGATCCTGCGTATCAAGCGCCTGACGGAGCTTGGCTTCTCGCTGTCCCAGATCGCGACCATGGACGACACCGACGACCAACCTGTGGAGGCCCTGCGCACCCTCGACGCCGAACTCGCAGCCACCATCGAACGTCTCCAGCGCGCTCGCGTCGAACTCGGCGTCATCCTGCGGCAGCCGACGCCGGCCGAACTGCCACCTGGCTTCGCCGCCTCCGACGTCGTGGCGCGGATGTCACCCGCCGACCGCTCGTTCATCGTCGTGCTGACCCGGGTCCTCGGAGCAGAAACCATGCGGGCCTGGGCGGACCTGCTGCGTGAGCCCGTCATCGACCCGGTCGCCCAACGGTTCGACACGCTTCCCGCCGACGCCGATGAGCAGACCCGCGCCGCGGTGGCCCGGGACCTGGTCCCCTACGTACGCACGCTGTCCGCGAAGCATCCTGACGTGAAGATCACGAACGCCGGTACCCGGTACAGCGCGCGCTACGTCGAGCAGGCCGTCGGCCAAGCCCTGAGGGAGCTCTACAACAGCGCGCAACTGGACGTTCTCCGGCGCATCAGCCGACTGCTGTCCGACCCGCACGACCAGCCGGCTCAGTGA
- a CDS encoding alpha/beta hydrolase gives MANCCGRRARSGSRLVTVDESGRDVYVPGGNACAMNLTTSYLVDGTMPSCDRTCRRG, from the coding sequence GTGGCGAACTGTTGCGGGAGAAGGGCGAGAAGCGGCTCCCGGCTGGTCACCGTCGACGAGAGTGGGCGTGATGTCTACGTGCCCGGTGGTAACGCCTGCGCGATGAACCTCACCACTTCCTACCTGGTCGACGGCACCATGCCGTCCTGTGATCGGACCTGCCGGCGGGGCTGA
- a CDS encoding ATP-binding protein, which yields MRSTVHRTGSWTPRSSSALRHESAVDRDGYIERLVRGGFPDAVRRAPRRRERYFDSYVADTINRDVMQLWDIERGREMHSLVRLLAARSGQIVVPASLANGLEVSAQTVRRYLALLEEVFLIKQIPAWTRNLNTRSIAKSKLAFVDSGVAAAMLDQDVSRLRKPGSPLGGLLEGFVAMEIARQLTWSRTRAELFHYRTRDQV from the coding sequence GTGAGATCGACGGTGCACCGGACGGGTTCGTGGACGCCGCGTTCGAGCTCGGCCCTGCGTCATGAATCGGCGGTAGATCGCGATGGCTACATCGAGCGGCTCGTCCGGGGTGGGTTTCCGGATGCGGTCAGACGTGCGCCCCGTCGACGAGAGCGGTACTTCGACTCGTATGTCGCCGACACGATCAACCGGGACGTCATGCAGTTGTGGGACATCGAGCGTGGTCGGGAGATGCACTCGCTGGTCCGGCTTCTGGCGGCTCGATCCGGCCAGATCGTGGTCCCCGCGTCCTTGGCCAATGGTCTGGAGGTGTCCGCACAGACCGTGCGCCGCTACCTCGCGCTGCTCGAAGAAGTCTTCCTGATCAAGCAGATCCCAGCCTGGACCCGGAACCTCAATACGCGCAGCATCGCGAAGTCGAAGCTTGCCTTTGTCGACTCCGGCGTTGCGGCGGCCATGCTCGATCAGGATGTCTCTCGGCTGCGTAAGCCTGGAAGCCCGTTGGGCGGCCTCCTCGAAGGGTTCGTGGCGATGGAGATCGCGCGCCAGCTCACGTGGTCCCGCACCAGGGCCGAACTCTTTCACTATCGGACGCGGGACCAGGTCTAG
- a CDS encoding TIGR04141 family sporadically distributed protein, with product MVHRAPRSRNLTLHRLWRTPADPAGLIDALDQEQLNLLEQFEFTAVTVGGAAGLWVQGSYRTRDGESAEWCAAASRTTGQAVHFVDARSAGLLLLIIDGRSYAIGYGQGFRLLSSDEKDRRFGLEFAIRALDPKHVSKLMRRRPGHRGRTEVTRMPEGSPIWAFDVTDAYADLVGSASGKSESFQLTHTKADKPVPVDGGVGLHIRLATDPIEMVADIRTIAEVLARERQPELEFADRVRPLYDKTLLAQLEADFEALLSSTPDEVRHRLSSVVPTELAELVDDVRTFKVTLGGGTRTTTEIAVENLLNRASILQAGTRVRAFREGRITAFQDDGASYSVGDARAIDWLEAVLPVDDQHFALVDGQWYEIDAGYQVRLQEHVEELLAVHSDLVLPDWRPHHTEGQYNDAAGLDPDLGLVCLDRKGVRDEFHRRWGFEACDLLGPDNELIHVKKASGSSPLSHLFMQACVAVQGLEGSSTARTRFRELVRKHGRGRELAEGFEPTKVVFGILLKAGEEVTSKTLFPFAQAALVQASRFLHSARIDVEVRAIHLADVRSD from the coding sequence ATGGTCCACCGAGCTCCGCGATCACGGAATCTGACACTGCACCGTCTGTGGCGCACCCCTGCCGACCCGGCGGGGCTGATCGATGCGCTGGACCAAGAGCAGCTCAATCTGCTGGAGCAGTTCGAGTTCACCGCCGTAACCGTGGGCGGCGCCGCCGGCTTGTGGGTTCAGGGCTCGTACCGCACGCGGGACGGTGAGTCCGCGGAGTGGTGCGCGGCCGCCAGCCGAACGACTGGTCAAGCAGTCCATTTCGTCGACGCGCGGTCGGCCGGCTTGCTGCTCCTGATCATCGACGGCCGGAGCTACGCGATCGGGTACGGACAGGGATTCCGCCTGCTCTCCAGTGACGAGAAGGACCGCCGGTTCGGGCTCGAGTTCGCGATCCGGGCGCTCGACCCCAAACACGTCAGCAAGCTCATGCGGCGCCGTCCAGGACACCGCGGGCGGACCGAGGTGACCCGCATGCCCGAGGGATCCCCCATCTGGGCCTTCGACGTCACCGACGCGTACGCCGACCTGGTCGGCAGCGCCAGCGGTAAGTCCGAGAGTTTCCAGCTGACCCACACCAAGGCCGATAAGCCCGTACCGGTCGACGGTGGAGTCGGCCTGCACATCCGTCTGGCCACCGACCCGATCGAGATGGTGGCCGACATCCGCACCATCGCCGAGGTGCTGGCCCGCGAGCGCCAGCCGGAACTCGAGTTCGCCGATCGGGTCCGGCCTCTATACGACAAGACACTGCTCGCCCAACTGGAAGCGGATTTCGAAGCGCTGCTCAGCAGCACACCCGACGAAGTACGACATCGGCTGAGTAGCGTCGTACCGACTGAGCTCGCCGAACTAGTCGACGACGTCCGGACCTTCAAGGTCACGCTTGGCGGCGGTACTCGAACAACCACCGAGATCGCCGTCGAAAACCTGCTGAACCGGGCCAGCATCCTTCAGGCCGGCACTCGTGTCCGGGCGTTCCGCGAGGGTCGCATCACCGCTTTCCAGGACGACGGTGCCAGTTACTCGGTAGGCGATGCCCGAGCCATCGACTGGCTCGAAGCCGTGCTGCCCGTCGACGACCAGCACTTCGCTCTGGTCGACGGCCAGTGGTACGAGATCGACGCCGGCTACCAAGTCCGCCTTCAGGAACACGTCGAGGAGCTCCTCGCCGTTCACTCCGACTTGGTCCTTCCGGACTGGCGACCACACCACACCGAGGGTCAGTACAACGACGCCGCCGGCCTCGACCCTGACCTCGGGCTCGTCTGCCTCGACCGCAAAGGCGTCCGCGACGAGTTCCACCGCCGTTGGGGGTTCGAAGCCTGCGACCTGCTGGGCCCCGACAACGAGCTGATTCACGTCAAGAAGGCCTCCGGCTCCTCTCCCCTCAGCCACTTGTTCATGCAAGCCTGCGTGGCCGTCCAAGGTCTCGAAGGCTCCTCGACCGCCCGCACCCGCTTCCGCGAGCTCGTCCGCAAACACGGCCGCGGCCGCGAACTCGCCGAAGGCTTCGAACCCACCAAGGTCGTCTTCGGCATCCTCCTCAAGGCCGGCGAGGAGGTCACCTCCAAGACCTTGTTTCCCTTCGCTCAAGCGGCCCTCGTCCAGGCCTCCCGTTTCCTGCACTCAGCCCGTATCGACGTCGAGGTTCGCGCTATCCACCTGGCGGACGTCAGATCCGATTGA
- the pdxS gene encoding pyridoxal 5'-phosphate synthase lyase subunit PdxS has translation MTDTETTTPQTGTAKVKRGMAEMLKGGVIMDVVTAEQARIAEDAGAVAVMALERVPADIRAQGGVSRMSDPDMIDSIIAAVSIPVMAKARIGHFVEAQVLQSLGVDYIDESEVLTPADYANHIDKWQFTVPFVCGATNLGEALRRITEGAAMIRSKGEAGTGDVSNATTHMRQIRQELRRLQNLPEDELFVAAKELQAPYELVKEVAAAGKLPVVLFTAGGIATPADAAMMMQLGAEGVFVGSGIFKSGNPAQRAEAIVKATTFYDDPDVVAKVSRGLGEAMVGINVDEIPQPHRLAERGW, from the coding sequence GTGACCGACACCGAGACCACGACGCCGCAGACCGGGACCGCGAAGGTCAAGCGCGGCATGGCGGAGATGCTCAAGGGCGGCGTGATCATGGACGTCGTCACCGCCGAGCAGGCCAGGATCGCCGAGGACGCCGGCGCGGTCGCGGTGATGGCGCTGGAGCGGGTGCCGGCCGACATCCGGGCCCAGGGCGGCGTGTCCCGGATGAGCGACCCGGACATGATCGACTCGATCATCGCGGCGGTCTCGATCCCGGTGATGGCCAAGGCCCGGATCGGTCACTTCGTCGAGGCGCAGGTGCTGCAGAGCCTCGGCGTCGACTACATCGACGAGTCCGAGGTGCTCACCCCGGCCGACTACGCCAACCACATCGACAAGTGGCAGTTCACCGTGCCGTTCGTCTGCGGCGCGACCAACCTGGGCGAGGCGCTGCGCCGGATCACCGAGGGCGCGGCGATGATCCGCTCCAAGGGCGAGGCCGGCACCGGTGACGTCTCGAACGCGACCACCCACATGCGCCAGATTCGCCAGGAGCTGCGCCGGCTGCAGAACCTGCCGGAGGACGAGTTGTTCGTCGCCGCCAAGGAGCTGCAGGCGCCGTACGAGCTGGTGAAGGAGGTCGCGGCCGCGGGCAAGCTCCCGGTCGTGCTGTTCACCGCCGGCGGCATCGCCACCCCGGCCGACGCCGCGATGATGATGCAACTCGGCGCCGAGGGCGTGTTCGTCGGCTCCGGCATCTTCAAGTCCGGCAACCCGGCCCAGCGCGCCGAGGCGATCGTCAAGGCCACCACCTTCTACGACGACCCGGACGTGGTCGCCAAGGTCTCCCGCGGGCTGGGCGAGGCGATGGTCGGCATCAACGTCGACGAGATCCCGCAGCCGCACCGCCTCGCGGAACGCGGCTGGTAG
- a CDS encoding PLP-dependent aminotransferase family protein produces MWRGSDLDPVDGTKTEQVEALVLRRIERGDLSIGSRLPSERVLAERLGVSRVTVVRALDQLRADGVLETRRGSGTHVRPLDRLLDPIAPVSTVTAGDQPVLDLRFATTAAPHDVAEVAAQIVAEGLPQAMGGDGPPPGGSLELRTALAERLTLEGVPTEPGQLTLTVGAAAGLNAALAGLDLGPGVAITETPTYPAAFDLLRNHRLDVVGWPAGVWDTDQLAHLCRRHKPKVIYLQADNHNPTGLSLPADRRTAVVEIARRYGAALISDETMRPLWLAGGKQADPLSRYPRTVSVGSLSKTVWGGLRVGWVRTGRQLRRKINTSARLSVTSPSALDDLLALAILDRLDRVISRRKTRLRANLAALENGLDTVPGVAWATPTGGMTLWLELTEVRSRRALEAAREQGLLLGAGDLFTPDGTDRRHLRIPFTAPPATLRLVVARLAAAIAQSS; encoded by the coding sequence ATGTGGCGGGGGAGTGACCTGGACCCGGTGGACGGGACCAAGACGGAGCAGGTCGAGGCGCTGGTGCTGCGCCGGATCGAGCGGGGAGATCTGTCGATCGGTTCGCGGCTGCCGTCGGAGCGGGTGCTGGCCGAGCGGCTCGGCGTCAGCCGGGTGACCGTGGTGCGGGCGCTGGACCAGCTACGCGCCGACGGCGTCCTGGAGACCCGGCGCGGCTCCGGCACGCACGTCCGGCCGCTGGACCGGCTACTGGACCCGATCGCCCCGGTGTCCACGGTGACCGCGGGGGACCAGCCCGTGCTGGACCTGCGCTTCGCCACCACCGCTGCTCCGCACGACGTGGCGGAGGTGGCCGCGCAGATCGTTGCCGAAGGCCTCCCACAAGCGATGGGCGGCGACGGTCCACCACCCGGTGGCTCACTGGAACTCCGTACTGCGCTCGCGGAGCGGCTCACCCTCGAGGGGGTTCCGACCGAGCCCGGTCAGCTCACGCTGACCGTCGGTGCGGCCGCCGGACTGAACGCGGCACTCGCCGGACTCGACCTGGGCCCCGGAGTGGCGATCACCGAGACGCCGACGTACCCGGCGGCCTTCGACCTGCTCCGCAACCACCGGCTGGACGTCGTGGGCTGGCCCGCGGGCGTCTGGGACACCGACCAGCTCGCTCATCTGTGCCGGCGCCACAAGCCGAAGGTGATCTACCTGCAGGCCGACAACCACAACCCGACGGGGCTCAGCCTGCCGGCGGACCGGCGTACGGCGGTGGTGGAGATCGCCCGGCGCTACGGAGCCGCGCTGATCAGCGACGAGACCATGCGGCCGCTGTGGCTGGCCGGCGGGAAGCAGGCCGACCCGCTGAGCCGCTATCCCCGAACAGTGAGCGTCGGCTCGCTCAGCAAAACGGTGTGGGGCGGACTGCGCGTCGGCTGGGTGCGGACCGGTCGTCAGCTCCGCCGGAAGATCAACACCTCGGCCCGGCTGAGCGTGACGTCACCGAGCGCGCTGGATGACCTGCTGGCGTTGGCGATCCTCGACCGGCTGGACCGGGTGATCTCGCGGCGCAAGACCCGGCTGCGCGCCAACCTGGCCGCGCTGGAGAACGGACTGGACACTGTGCCTGGAGTGGCCTGGGCGACGCCGACCGGGGGCATGACGTTGTGGCTGGAGCTGACGGAGGTGCGGTCCCGTCGGGCGCTGGAGGCGGCCCGAGAGCAGGGCCTGCTGCTGGGCGCCGGCGACCTGTTCACCCCGGACGGCACCGACCGGCGGCACCTGCGCATCCCGTTCACCGCGCCACCGGCGACGCTGCGGCTCGTGGTCGCCCGGCTGGCCGCCGCCATCGCTCAGTCCAGTTGA
- a CDS encoding bifunctional 3'-5' exonuclease/DNA polymerase, whose protein sequence is MDERWAVAPVEGGGALLVALHPDGQPAGPIRREPDLAAAIGSRPQVSRWVWRSTAEIYPRLLAAGVRVERCYDVECAEVLLLGHEGRLGEPRSAAAAWARLTDQPVPPDPPMRAAEPGEQSSLFEIESEPLPFEALLRVYADQLRRHQQAEYPERMRLLTASESSGMLIAAEMDRAGLPWSAETHRALLTELLGERYAGGGEPRRLTELAEQVSAAFGRRVRPDLPADVLKAFKQAGYQLTSTRRWELQTIDHPAVEPLIEYKKLYRIYTANGWSWLNDWVHDGRFRPGFVPGGTVSGRWITNGGGGLQIPKVIRRAVVADPGWRLVVADASQLEPRVLAAISRDPGLMEVAGNAADLYKAVSDKAFSGDRAMAKLAVLGAIYGQTSGDGLKNLAALRKRFPKAVAYVDDAARAGEEGRLVRTWLGRTCPPSGSQLDSAQLEGPPADEPQVDSRRARARGRFTRNFVVQGSAADWALLMMAALRQSIATYKAELVFFQHDEVIVHCPAEEADQVAAAIQAAGDLAGTLTFGATPTRFPFGTAIVQCYADAK, encoded by the coding sequence ATGGACGAGCGGTGGGCGGTCGCGCCGGTGGAGGGAGGCGGGGCGTTGCTCGTCGCCCTGCACCCGGACGGGCAGCCGGCCGGGCCGATCCGGCGCGAGCCCGATCTGGCGGCCGCGATCGGGTCGCGGCCGCAGGTGAGCCGGTGGGTGTGGCGGTCGACCGCCGAGATCTACCCACGGCTGCTGGCCGCCGGGGTCCGCGTGGAGCGGTGCTACGACGTCGAGTGTGCGGAGGTGCTGCTGCTCGGGCACGAGGGCCGGCTCGGCGAGCCCCGGTCCGCGGCGGCGGCCTGGGCCCGGTTGACCGACCAGCCGGTGCCGCCCGACCCGCCGATGCGGGCTGCCGAGCCCGGCGAGCAGTCGTCGCTGTTCGAGATCGAGTCCGAGCCGCTGCCCTTCGAGGCCCTGCTGCGTGTGTACGCCGACCAGCTCCGTCGTCACCAGCAAGCCGAGTACCCGGAGCGCATGCGGCTGCTGACCGCGTCGGAGTCGTCCGGCATGCTGATCGCCGCCGAGATGGACCGCGCCGGACTGCCGTGGAGCGCGGAGACCCATCGCGCCCTGCTGACCGAGCTGCTCGGCGAGCGATATGCGGGCGGTGGCGAGCCCCGCCGGCTCACCGAGCTGGCCGAGCAGGTGTCGGCGGCGTTCGGGCGCCGGGTGCGGCCCGACCTGCCGGCCGACGTGCTCAAGGCGTTCAAGCAAGCCGGCTACCAACTGACCTCGACGCGGCGCTGGGAGTTGCAGACCATCGATCACCCGGCGGTCGAGCCCCTGATCGAGTACAAGAAGCTCTACCGGATCTACACGGCGAACGGCTGGAGCTGGCTCAACGACTGGGTCCACGACGGCCGCTTCCGTCCCGGCTTCGTGCCCGGCGGCACGGTGTCCGGCCGCTGGATCACCAACGGCGGTGGCGGACTGCAGATCCCGAAGGTGATCCGGCGGGCCGTGGTCGCCGATCCCGGCTGGCGGCTGGTCGTCGCCGACGCCTCCCAGCTGGAGCCCCGGGTGCTCGCCGCGATCTCCCGCGACCCCGGCCTGATGGAGGTCGCGGGCAATGCCGCCGATCTCTACAAGGCCGTCTCGGACAAGGCGTTCTCCGGTGACCGGGCGATGGCCAAGCTGGCTGTGCTCGGCGCGATCTACGGCCAGACCTCCGGCGACGGCCTGAAGAACCTGGCCGCCCTGCGCAAGCGGTTCCCCAAGGCGGTCGCGTACGTCGACGACGCGGCCCGCGCGGGTGAGGAGGGCCGCCTGGTCCGCACCTGGCTCGGCCGGACCTGTCCGCCGTCGGGGTCGCAGCTCGACTCGGCTCAGCTGGAAGGGCCGCCGGCCGACGAGCCGCAGGTCGACAGCCGACGGGCCCGGGCCCGCGGCCGGTTCACCCGCAACTTCGTCGTGCAGGGCAGTGCCGCCGACTGGGCGCTGCTGATGATGGCCGCGCTGCGCCAGTCGATCGCCACGTACAAGGCCGAGCTGGTCTTCTTCCAGCACGACGAGGTGATCGTGCACTGCCCGGCCGAGGAGGCCGACCAGGTCGCGGCCGCGATCCAGGCCGCGGGCGACCTGGCCGGCACGCTCACCTTCGGTGCGACCCCGACCCGTTTCCCGTTCGGCACGGCGATCGTGCAGTGCTACGCCGACGCGAAGTAG
- a CDS encoding sigma-70 family RNA polymerase sigma factor, with protein sequence MTEDAFAEQTERYRHELRVHCYRMLGSYDDAEDLVQETFLRAWRHRADFEGRSSFRAWLYRIATNACLDDLRRPQRVLPYQLEPASWPTDPRPGRDDLPWLQPYPDVLLDRAEEPDAQVIRRETIELAFLTAIQQLPARQRAVVIFRDVLGWPAKDTAELLGTTVASVNSALQRARPVLREHLPPRRTEWAPAGDPSAVEQALLTKYLEAFEAGDAPALAALMHEDVRVTMPPYPFWYAGRDRAEQVFAANFEPGGPANRGAWRFLISGVNRQPALAAYLRVPGDTVFRPFGFDVFRIENGLIAELTAFELTDFPAYGLPGRLT encoded by the coding sequence TTGACCGAGGATGCCTTCGCCGAGCAGACCGAGCGATACCGGCACGAGCTGCGGGTGCACTGCTACCGCATGCTCGGCTCGTACGACGACGCCGAGGACCTCGTCCAGGAGACGTTCCTGCGGGCCTGGCGGCACCGGGCCGACTTCGAAGGCCGGTCGAGCTTCCGGGCGTGGCTCTACCGGATCGCCACGAACGCTTGCCTCGACGACCTGCGCCGCCCCCAGCGGGTCCTGCCGTACCAGCTCGAGCCCGCGTCCTGGCCGACGGACCCGCGGCCGGGGCGCGACGACCTGCCCTGGCTCCAGCCGTATCCCGACGTGCTGCTCGACCGCGCGGAGGAGCCGGACGCGCAGGTCATCCGGCGGGAGACGATCGAGCTGGCGTTCCTCACCGCGATCCAGCAGCTGCCGGCCCGGCAGCGGGCGGTGGTGATCTTTCGCGACGTGCTCGGCTGGCCCGCCAAGGACACGGCCGAGCTGCTCGGGACGACCGTGGCGTCGGTGAACTCCGCGCTGCAGCGGGCTCGTCCCGTCCTGCGCGAGCACCTGCCGCCACGGCGTACGGAGTGGGCGCCGGCGGGTGATCCGTCGGCGGTCGAGCAGGCGTTGCTGACGAAGTACCTGGAGGCGTTCGAGGCCGGTGACGCGCCGGCGCTGGCCGCGTTGATGCACGAGGACGTCCGGGTCACGATGCCGCCGTACCCGTTCTGGTACGCCGGCCGGGACCGGGCCGAGCAGGTGTTCGCCGCGAACTTCGAACCGGGTGGTCCGGCCAACCGGGGCGCGTGGCGGTTCCTGATCAGCGGGGTGAACCGTCAGCCCGCGCTCGCGGCGTACTTGCGGGTGCCCGGCGACACCGTCTTCCGGCCGTTCGGCTTCGACGTGTTCCGGATCGAGAACGGGCTGATCGCCGAGCTGACCGCGTTCGAGCTCACCGACTTCCCGGCGTACGGGCTGCCCGGCCGGCTGACCTGA
- a CDS encoding sensor histidine kinase: MNRDTATIFALTALWTLAVAAFGALVLWRFRRRSLRITMIVVALVPMAAALAAIGQSTRAMFISAHDSLVVMWTLAFSGLLGLLMAVLLAHWISAGSRDVGRRLRDLGTAYESVGVAANGNVPAELAELTNELETTRQRLAASRERERALEASRRELVAFMSHDLRTPLAGLRALSEGLEDGVIDDVPGALRQLRTTVDRMTGLVDDLFELSRLSAAPLPRRRSAVSLHELADDVAGETSEHARSVGVTVTVKAPADDDRLAVHGDADELTRAVTNLVGNAIRHTAPGGTVEIAVDRAPDGRVRLAVTDGCGGIPADDLERVFDIGWRGDEQRTPATVGADTREAGGGLGLAIARGVVESHGGTIAVSNVPGGCAFSIDLPRVTAHS; the protein is encoded by the coding sequence ATGAACCGCGACACCGCCACGATCTTCGCGCTGACTGCGCTGTGGACGCTGGCGGTGGCCGCGTTCGGCGCGCTGGTGCTGTGGCGGTTCCGGCGCCGGTCGCTGCGGATCACGATGATCGTGGTGGCGCTGGTTCCGATGGCGGCCGCGCTGGCGGCGATCGGGCAGAGCACGCGGGCGATGTTCATCTCGGCGCACGACTCGCTGGTGGTGATGTGGACGCTGGCGTTCTCCGGATTGCTCGGGCTGCTGATGGCGGTGCTGCTCGCGCACTGGATCAGCGCGGGCTCCCGCGACGTCGGCCGTCGCCTGCGCGACCTCGGTACGGCGTACGAGTCGGTGGGCGTCGCGGCGAACGGCAACGTGCCCGCGGAGCTGGCCGAGCTGACCAACGAGCTGGAGACGACCCGGCAGCGGCTCGCGGCCTCGCGGGAGCGCGAGCGGGCGCTGGAGGCGAGCCGGCGGGAGCTGGTCGCGTTCATGTCGCACGACCTGCGGACGCCGCTGGCCGGTCTGCGGGCACTGTCGGAAGGGCTCGAGGACGGCGTGATCGACGACGTTCCGGGCGCGCTGCGGCAGCTGCGGACCACCGTGGACCGGATGACCGGGCTGGTGGACGACCTGTTCGAGCTGTCCCGGCTGTCAGCCGCTCCGCTGCCGCGCCGCCGGTCGGCGGTGAGCTTGCACGAGCTGGCCGACGACGTCGCGGGGGAGACCTCGGAGCACGCGCGTTCGGTGGGCGTCACGGTGACAGTGAAGGCGCCGGCGGACGACGACCGGCTGGCCGTGCACGGCGACGCCGACGAACTGACCCGGGCGGTGACGAACCTGGTCGGCAACGCCATCCGCCACACCGCGCCGGGCGGCACGGTCGAGATCGCGGTCGACCGCGCACCCGACGGCCGGGTCCGGCTCGCCGTCACCGACGGCTGTGGCGGCATCCCTGCCGACGACCTCGAGCGCGTCTTCGACATCGGCTGGCGCGGCGACGAGCAACGCACCCCCGCGACGGTCGGCGCCGACACCCGCGAGGCCGGCGGTGGTCTCGGCCTGGCGATCGCCCGCGGCGTCGTCGAGTCGCACGGAGGCACCATCGCCGTCAGCAACGTCCCCGGTGGCTGCGCCTTCAGCATCGACCTGCCGCGCGTCACCGCCCACTCCTGA